TGCTGAGCATCGTCAACTACGGCGTCGGCAATCTGAGTTCCGTGCAGAACATGGCGCGCAAGGCCTGCGGCGCGGCACGGCTGGTGACGACCCCGGATGAGATCCGCGAATCCGAGCGGCTGATCTTGCCGGGTGTCGGCCATTTTGGCCATGTCGTGCAGACCTTCGAGGCCGCCGGCCTCAAACAGGCGGTGATCGAGCACGCCTTCGAGAAGAAGAAGCCGCTGCTCGGCATCTGCGTCGGCGCCCAGATCCTCGGCACCGGCAGCGAGGAGGCCCCCTCCGTGCCCGGACTCGGCTGGCTGCCTTTCGCCTGCCGCCGCTTCCCGAACACGCCCGGTCTGCGGGTGCCGCACATGTCTTGGAATACGCTCGCCGTGAAGCGTCAGACGCCGCTGCTGGCCGAGCTCGACAGCGAGGCGCGCTTCTACTTCGTCCACTCTTATTACATGGAGCCGAGCGATCCCGGCATCGTGCTGGCGCAGACCGAGTACGGTGTCGACTTCGCCTCGGTGGTCGGCTCCGGCAACATCTTCGGCACGCAGTTCCATCCGGAGAAGTCGCACCGCTTCGGCATGGCCCTGTTGCGCGGCTTCGCGCAGATGCCCTTCGAGCATGCGCAGGCCGCCTGAGCGATGAAGACGCGCGTCATCACCGTACTGCTCCTGAAGGAGCAGGGGCTGGTCAAGACCATTCGTTTTAAGGAGCCGACCTATGTCGGCGACCCCATCAACACTATCCGCATCTTCAACGAGAAGGAGGTCGACGAAATCGTCCTGCTCGACATCGGCGCGACCCCAGCTGGCGCCGAGCCCAATTACCGGATGATCCAGGACATCGCCGGCGAGGCCTTCATGCCGGTCGGCTACGGCGGCGGCATCACCTCCTTCGAGCAGGCCAAGCGCATCTTCGAGACCGGCATCGAGAAGGTCGTGCTCAACGCCGCCATGTTCGACAACCAGGCGCTGATCGAGCGGCTGGTCGGCGTCTATGGCGCCCAGGCGGTGGTCGCCTGCCTCGATATTAAGAAGAACCTCTTCGGTCGCTACGAGCTCTTCAGCCATGGCGGCAAGCGCAAGCGCCCGGTCGGGCTCGACGACCATCTCGCCGCGCTGCGCCAGCTCAATGTCGGCGAGGTCATCGTCAACAGCATGGATCGCGACGGCACGATGAGCGGCTATGATCTTGCGCTGCTGCGCCATGTCACCGAGCGGATAGACGCTCCCGTCGTCGCCTGTGGCGGCGCGGCGACGGTCGATGACTTCAAGCAGGCAGTCGACGTCGGCGCCTCGGCCGTGGCTGCAGGCAGCATGTTCGTCTTCCGCGGCAAACACCGCGCTGTCCTGATCAGCTATCCCGAGCGCAAGACGCTGACGCAGCTATTGCCGTGACACTTGCGGGCTTGTGAACCGCGACACGGCCTGCGATGTACGCGCCGGGACGAACTGGGAAGCAACGATGGCCTTGATCACCGACGCCTGGATGCCGGACGGGCGCAAGCGCCCCTACCGCATGTGCGTTCGCTGCGTGATGGATACGACCGACCCCCACATCAGCTTCGACGAAGCCGGTGTCTGCAGCCATTGCCGCAATTTCGAGACCGACTTCCGCCCGCACTGGAAGCCGACCCTGGAGGGCTGGGCCGAATTCGAGAGCAAGCTCGCCGAGATCAAGGCCTACGGCAAAGGCAAGGAATACGACTGCATCATCGGCCTCTCCGGCGGCGTCGACTCCTCCTATCTCGCCACCAAGGCCGTCGAATGGGGCCTCCGCCCGCTGGTCGTGCATGTCGATGCCGGCTGGAATTCCGAGCTCGCGGTCAAGAACATCGAGCAGATCGTCACCAAGCTCGGGCTCGACCTCGTCACCCATGTCGTCGACTGGGAGGCGATGAAGGAACTGCAGCTCGCCTTCCTGCGCTCCGATGTCGCCAATCAGGACATCCCGCAGGATCATGCCTTCTTCGCGGCACTCTACAATTACGCGATCAAGGCCGACATCCGCTACGTCATCAACGGCACCAATTTCGCGACCGAGAGCATCCTGCCGCAGGGCTGGGGCTACGATGCCATGGACGCCCGCCATATCGTCGCGATCCACAAGCAGTTCGGCAAGAAGCCGCTCCGTAACTTCCCGCTGATCTCGCTGTTCAACTACTATTTCTATTTTCCGAAGATCCGGAGGATGGAGATCGTCTCGCCGCTCAACTTCATTCCCTACTCGAAGCAGGAGGCCATCTACCATCTCGAGAAGGGTTATGGCTGGCGCTATTACGGCGGCAAGCACTACGAGTCGCGCTGGACGCGCTTTTACCAGTCCTACTACCTCCCGCAGAAATTCGGCTACGACAAGCGCAAGGCCCATCTCGCCAGCCTGATCGTCACGGACCAGATGACGCGCGAGGAGGCGCTGGCCGAGCTGGAGAAGCCGCTGGTCACCGATAACGAGCTCGCCGAGGACAAGGCCTTCATCGCCAAGAAGCTCGGCATCACCGAGGCCGAGCTCGACGAGTTCATCCACCGGCCACCACGGCACTACAAGGACTACCCGACCAACGAACGGCAGCTGAAATGGGCGCTGCGTGCCTATGCGGTCGTCAGCCGCGCCGGCCGCCTGATCGGCATCGGCAAGCCGCGCTGATCTATCTCAGCGGTTGAAGATGATGTTCTTCAACCGCCGGCCGAACTCGACCAGCGGGAAGCGCAGGATCAAGTATTCCGCGACCTGCCAGACCCAGATGGCGGCCGGCAGCGGCTTGCGCAGGTCGAGTTTCAGCTTGATGAGGTCGATCCAGGCCACACGCCGCGCCGTCGCCGATTCCTTGCCCCTCAGCGCGCTGTAGACGGCGACATGCGGCGGCGTTCCCCCGAGCTTGCGGTCGATCTCGGCATAGGCTTCGGCGGCGCGGCGCTGCACCAGCGTATAGCCCTGCGACTCCGCCACCTCCTCCGGCGACATCGGCAACTGCGCCAGGTAACCCTTCGCCGCCGCTTCCTCCATCAGCGTCTGCCCGGCGGCGCTGCGCGTGACGACGGCCGAGAAGCCGCCACCGCCGGCGGCCGCCGACATCTCGCGGAAGCGGCGCGAATGCGGATCGCCGACGGCGATATCGGCGAAGTCGCCGATCTGGTCGGGGCAGATCCGGCAGCGCTTCAGCATCCAGAAGCCCTGGAACGCCGCCATATAATGCATCACCATCGCACGGTTGTTGCCCCGGATGCGCGCGATCGCCTTTGTCGCGCCGTCGGCGAGCCGCAGTCGAATCCGGCCGGGCCAGGCCCCGTCGCGATAGCCGATCTCGCGAACCGCGCCCGGGTCTACGCCATGGCGGGCGAGGTAGTAGCCGATGCCGCGATAGCTGTTGAGCCCGCCGCAGAACAGCGAGATCAGCACGACCGCGTCGCGCTGCAGCGCCGGACGCTCGAGGATGAGCTTGCGCATCGCCGCGACCTGGCAGGGCAGACCGACGAAGGCAAACGGCCCCTCGCCTTCAAGGAAGCTGCGCAGGCCGACGCCGAAATCGGACGGATGATAGTGCGAGCCATGCGCCGTCGCGAACTGGCCCGCATTGCTGATCTCTCGGCCAGCGCCGTCGCGCGCGCCGGGCAGCGTGCCCAGCACATAGGCCCGGCTGATCCGGCCGCTGTCGAACAGCAGGCGGATCAGCGCCGGCACCACGCCACCCGACGCCGCCCGCATGCGCTCGTCCGGATCGCTGGAATAGGCCGCGCTGGTTGCGACGACCTCGCCCAGCATTGGATCAGGTGGCTCGCGGCCATAGGCGCGCTGTGCCAGCGCCGGCAAGTCCATCTCGGCTCCAGGGCAGAGGAAGCTCCCAGTCTCGCGGCCAGGTTCCCAGCCAGAGACCACCGGCCGGTAGGTACCGTCATCCTCGTCGCGCGCCATCGCGACGGAGACGCCTGCGGCTGCGCCACTGAGCGTCGCGACGCAGAAGCCGCAGCCCATGCATTGCCCACGCGCGACGATCGCCGCGAGAGGATGCAGCTCCCCCTCCTCAGCCATCCTCGGCCTCGCGCATGCTCAGGACCCGCAAGCCGGCGAAACCGACGCCGATGGCGGCCAGGTCGCCGATCAGAGAATTGATCCGCGATGCGAGCGCGACAGCAAGGGCGAGCTCGAGCGGCACCGACTGCGAGAGCAGTGCGACGAGCAGACCCTCGCGCACGCCAATCCCGGAGGGCGAGAACACCGCGAGGATTCCCGACAGCCCGGCTGCGCCATAGATCGCCGCGCAGCTGCTCCAGGAGAGCTGGTCGATGCCCATGCTCTTGCACAGCAGCCAGAACGACAAGGTGATGATGCACCAGGCCGAAACGTAATAGGCGAGCAGGCGGGCGATGACGGTGAAATTGACGCTGTCGACCGCCGCCTCCAGTCGTAGCAGCCGGAAGATCCGGCGCTTGATCGGCGGCAGCAGCAGGACGAAGCCGAGCGCCGCCAAGCCGGCGACGACCAGCACGAGCTGCTGCGGCGAGACATAGGCCGAGACCAGGTCGAGCTGCGCCAGCCCCGCGACGAGCAGCAGGAAGACGAAGCCGCTGCCGACCGAGAACAGGCTCTCCAGCCCGATCGCCGCGAGCACCTCCTGCGTCCGCGCCTGGGCGCGCAGCATATAGGCGCCAATACGATAGGTGACGAGCACGATATTACCCGGCACATATTTGCCGAACAGCGAATAGCCCCAGATCGCAATGCTGGTCGGGAGCGGCAAGGCGATGCCCATCACCCGGGTGATCAAATGCCAGCCGACGCCATAGGAGAAGGAATAGGCCACGGCGAGCACCAGCGAGAGCAATGCCAGCGGCCAGTTCACCTGTGGCCAGGCCGGCGGCCGCTTGTCCCATTGCAGCCCGGCATAATACCATAGCGCCGCGATGCCGATCGCAAACATGGCGATGTTAATCAGGCGAAAGAGCTGCTTGCGCGTCATGCTGATCAACGGCCGCGGTCGGCCGCGGCGAGGTTTTCCATCACCGCCTCGAAGCTGATGGCGGCGCGGCGCAGCACTTGCGGCCGCAGCCCGGCGAGCTGCGTCCTGCGCGCAGGGGCGGCGGCCGCGAGCTTCGCGACTTCGGTGCAGATGCGCTCGGCGGAGAGCTCGCCGGCCGGGATGATCAGGTCCTCGCCCGCGAAATAGCCGAGCAGCTCGGAATATTTGAAGCTCCAGCTGATCGTCAGCGGCGGCACGCCGCAAGCCAGCGCGGCCACGGTCGCATGATAGCGCGAGGTGATGGCGAAGCTCGCCTCGGAGAACGCCGCCCGCAATATCTTGGCATCGGCCGGCGGGTCGATTGCGAAGGTCATATTGGCGTCGGCGATGCGCTGATGCAGCTCCTTCGCCTCGGCGATATCGTTGTTCTTGCCGG
This sequence is a window from Bosea vestrisii. Protein-coding genes within it:
- the hisH gene encoding imidazole glycerol phosphate synthase subunit HisH — protein: MLSIVNYGVGNLSSVQNMARKACGAARLVTTPDEIRESERLILPGVGHFGHVVQTFEAAGLKQAVIEHAFEKKKPLLGICVGAQILGTGSEEAPSVPGLGWLPFACRRFPNTPGLRVPHMSWNTLAVKRQTPLLAELDSEARFYFVHSYYMEPSDPGIVLAQTEYGVDFASVVGSGNIFGTQFHPEKSHRFGMALLRGFAQMPFEHAQAA
- a CDS encoding AglZ/HisF2 family acetamidino modification protein; the encoded protein is MKTRVITVLLLKEQGLVKTIRFKEPTYVGDPINTIRIFNEKEVDEIVLLDIGATPAGAEPNYRMIQDIAGEAFMPVGYGGGITSFEQAKRIFETGIEKVVLNAAMFDNQALIERLVGVYGAQAVVACLDIKKNLFGRYELFSHGGKRKRPVGLDDHLAALRQLNVGEVIVNSMDRDGTMSGYDLALLRHVTERIDAPVVACGGAATVDDFKQAVDVGASAVAAGSMFVFRGKHRAVLISYPERKTLTQLLP
- a CDS encoding N-acetyl sugar amidotransferase, translating into MALITDAWMPDGRKRPYRMCVRCVMDTTDPHISFDEAGVCSHCRNFETDFRPHWKPTLEGWAEFESKLAEIKAYGKGKEYDCIIGLSGGVDSSYLATKAVEWGLRPLVVHVDAGWNSELAVKNIEQIVTKLGLDLVTHVVDWEAMKELQLAFLRSDVANQDIPQDHAFFAALYNYAIKADIRYVINGTNFATESILPQGWGYDAMDARHIVAIHKQFGKKPLRNFPLISLFNYYFYFPKIRRMEIVSPLNFIPYSKQEAIYHLEKGYGWRYYGGKHYESRWTRFYQSYYLPQKFGYDKRKAHLASLIVTDQMTREEALAELEKPLVTDNELAEDKAFIAKKLGITEAELDEFIHRPPRHYKDYPTNERQLKWALRAYAVVSRAGRLIGIGKPR
- a CDS encoding Coenzyme F420 hydrogenase/dehydrogenase, beta subunit C-terminal domain yields the protein MAEEGELHPLAAIVARGQCMGCGFCVATLSGAAAGVSVAMARDEDDGTYRPVVSGWEPGRETGSFLCPGAEMDLPALAQRAYGREPPDPMLGEVVATSAAYSSDPDERMRAASGGVVPALIRLLFDSGRISRAYVLGTLPGARDGAGREISNAGQFATAHGSHYHPSDFGVGLRSFLEGEGPFAFVGLPCQVAAMRKLILERPALQRDAVVLISLFCGGLNSYRGIGYYLARHGVDPGAVREIGYRDGAWPGRIRLRLADGATKAIARIRGNNRAMVMHYMAAFQGFWMLKRCRICPDQIGDFADIAVGDPHSRRFREMSAAAGGGGFSAVVTRSAAGQTLMEEAAAKGYLAQLPMSPEEVAESQGYTLVQRRAAEAYAEIDRKLGGTPPHVAVYSALRGKESATARRVAWIDLIKLKLDLRKPLPAAIWVWQVAEYLILRFPLVEFGRRLKNIIFNR
- a CDS encoding lysylphosphatidylglycerol synthase domain-containing protein, with translation MTRKQLFRLINIAMFAIGIAALWYYAGLQWDKRPPAWPQVNWPLALLSLVLAVAYSFSYGVGWHLITRVMGIALPLPTSIAIWGYSLFGKYVPGNIVLVTYRIGAYMLRAQARTQEVLAAIGLESLFSVGSGFVFLLLVAGLAQLDLVSAYVSPQQLVLVVAGLAALGFVLLLPPIKRRIFRLLRLEAAVDSVNFTVIARLLAYYVSAWCIITLSFWLLCKSMGIDQLSWSSCAAIYGAAGLSGILAVFSPSGIGVREGLLVALLSQSVPLELALAVALASRINSLIGDLAAIGVGFAGLRVLSMREAEDG